One genomic window of Solanum dulcamara chromosome 10, daSolDulc1.2, whole genome shotgun sequence includes the following:
- the LOC129869747 gene encoding uncharacterized protein LOC129869747, producing MEGDQVWLSVSPLNGVIKFEKKGKVNPKFIGLFEILDRVEEVAYKLAFPPSLSSIHSVFHVSMLQSYNLDESHVISHYSVELSPDLTYEEKHVSIFDRHVRKLGTKELALVKVQWWHHSVGEAIWELQSEMRTC from the coding sequence ATGGAAGGTGACCAGGTATGGTTAAGTGTCTCACCCTTGAATGGTGTTATAAAATTCGAGAAGAAGGGTAAGGTAAACCCTAAGTTTATTGGCCTTTTTGAGATCTTAGATCGAGTGGAAGAGGTGGCCTACAAACTTGCCTTTCCACCTAGTCTATCCTCTATACATTCagtatttcatgtatcaatgctaCAGAGCTATAAtctagatgagtctcatgtaATTTCCCATTATTCAGTTGAGTTGAGCCCAGATTTGACATATGAGGAGAAGCATGTGTCTATTTTTGATAGGCATGTTAGGAAATTAGGGACTAAGGAATTAGCTTTGGTGAAGGTCCAGTGGTGGCATCATTCCGTGGGGGAGGCTATTTGGGAGTTACAGTCAGAAATGCGGACTTGTTAG